In methanogenic archaeon ISO4-H5, the following are encoded in one genomic region:
- a CDS encoding glyceraldehyde-3-phosphate dehydrogenase Gap — protein sequence MAKIKVGVNGYGTIGKRVATAVSMQDDMELVGVTKTRPTFEARTAVAAGIALYVPAENVEKFDKAGIKVAGTIDDLIGKVDIMVDATPGDFGEEYKAKYQAAGIKGIFQGGEEHGLTGVSFNSTANYKESWGVQFSRVVSCNTTGLLRTLSLLDKEYKIENAYVTIVRRAADPGDSKTGPVNALEPSVSLPTHHGLDVKSIMPWLDITSMAIKCSTTLMHIQAVVVKLGKEVTTEEVLDLFKKAPRVRLVSSKDGIKSTAQVMELARELGRSRSDMYEICVWSDGIKVVGDTLYYYQAVHQESDVIPENIDCIRSMCKAMEGPESVAKTNKALGIDH from the coding sequence ATGGCTAAAATCAAGGTCGGAGTAAACGGATACGGTACCATCGGAAAGAGGGTGGCAACCGCAGTCAGCATGCAGGACGACATGGAACTCGTCGGAGTTACCAAGACCAGGCCCACATTCGAGGCCAGGACCGCCGTCGCCGCCGGTATCGCCCTCTACGTACCCGCAGAGAACGTGGAGAAATTCGATAAAGCAGGAATCAAGGTCGCCGGAACCATCGACGATCTCATCGGCAAGGTCGACATCATGGTCGACGCCACCCCCGGAGACTTCGGAGAGGAGTACAAGGCCAAGTACCAGGCCGCCGGAATCAAGGGAATCTTCCAGGGAGGAGAGGAGCACGGTCTCACCGGAGTCTCCTTCAACTCCACCGCCAACTACAAGGAGAGCTGGGGAGTCCAGTTCTCCAGGGTCGTCTCATGCAACACCACCGGTCTGCTGAGGACCCTGAGCCTGCTCGACAAGGAGTACAAGATCGAGAACGCCTACGTCACCATCGTCAGGCGTGCAGCCGATCCCGGAGACAGCAAGACTGGACCCGTCAACGCTCTCGAGCCCTCTGTTTCCCTGCCTACCCACCACGGTCTCGACGTCAAGAGCATCATGCCCTGGCTCGACATCACCTCCATGGCCATCAAGTGCTCCACCACCCTCATGCACATCCAGGCCGTCGTCGTCAAACTCGGCAAGGAGGTCACCACCGAGGAGGTCCTCGACCTCTTCAAGAAGGCACCCCGTGTGAGGCTCGTCTCCTCCAAGGACGGCATCAAGTCCACCGCCCAGGTCATGGAGCTCGCCAGGGAGCTTGGAAGGTCCAGGTCCGACATGTACGAGATCTGCGTCTGGTCCGACGGTATCAAGGTTGTCGGAGACACCCTCTACTACTACCAGGCAGTCCACCAGGAGTCCGACGTCATCCCCGAGAACATCGACTGTATCAGGTCCATGTGCAAGGCGATGGAGGGACCTGAGTCCGTGGCCAAGACCAACAAGGCCCTTGGAATCGACCACTGA
- a CDS encoding transmembrane protein, with product MDLRKMLEDSYRENYRLLTTDKKLQTFMICVFALLFATILWCGFFSGFGDAKSYYQVADRFLSGRFSYCELGTDLPPLTVLLLIPPKLFSWSVEAYCVLFSLYGFAFYMLGGHFMLKSCRATGYSERDAYILLLITFLCALSFLTVGTGPFCAAFVIMSLWFYHIRNYTVSFVMLALAVMTGFYPALLFIILLFVLLRSHRLTEARTGIMLFLIICIVLWFFPTHAFGEIPFITLPDRAASDSVLGWLYDLVNWAPDASSQFGTVIGVTSVLALFSAVQIRREELSMRAPALILAVCLGFAAFLFPVFTPMQYVWIAMLLPMTQMTSEPYRKQKWTYAAFGLFSVASLLCGFGGLEGSVFDAMAVIRTVGLLAVILMLAGEENSSPGSFELPVKKE from the coding sequence ATGGATCTAAGAAAGATGCTCGAAGATTCCTACCGTGAGAATTACCGCCTTCTCACAACGGACAAAAAGCTGCAGACGTTCATGATCTGCGTTTTCGCGTTACTGTTTGCGACTATCCTCTGGTGCGGGTTCTTTTCCGGGTTCGGAGATGCGAAATCATATTACCAAGTGGCCGACCGGTTCCTCAGCGGTAGGTTCTCGTACTGCGAGCTGGGAACGGATCTCCCTCCGCTCACGGTCCTGCTCCTAATCCCGCCCAAACTGTTCTCATGGTCGGTCGAGGCGTACTGCGTGCTATTCTCCCTATACGGATTCGCGTTCTACATGCTCGGAGGACACTTCATGCTGAAATCCTGCAGGGCTACGGGATACTCCGAGAGGGATGCGTACATCCTGCTGCTGATAACATTCCTTTGTGCTCTATCCTTCCTCACGGTCGGTACCGGACCGTTCTGCGCGGCCTTCGTGATCATGTCGCTGTGGTTCTACCACATCCGTAACTATACGGTATCATTCGTCATGCTGGCACTTGCGGTCATGACGGGATTCTACCCGGCCCTTCTGTTCATCATCCTCCTGTTCGTCCTGCTGCGTTCGCATAGGCTCACGGAAGCAAGGACCGGCATCATGCTGTTCCTCATAATCTGCATCGTATTGTGGTTCTTCCCCACCCATGCGTTCGGCGAGATACCTTTTATCACACTGCCCGACAGAGCCGCGTCGGATTCGGTCCTCGGATGGCTGTACGACTTGGTGAACTGGGCTCCCGACGCGAGTAGTCAGTTCGGGACGGTGATCGGCGTCACCTCCGTACTCGCACTCTTTTCAGCTGTCCAGATAAGAAGGGAGGAACTCTCCATGAGAGCGCCGGCCCTGATTCTGGCCGTATGCCTGGGCTTCGCGGCGTTCCTGTTCCCGGTCTTCACCCCGATGCAGTACGTCTGGATCGCCATGCTACTCCCCATGACCCAGATGACCTCGGAGCCTTACAGAAAACAAAAATGGACTTATGCGGCATTCGGACTGTTCTCCGTCGCATCGCTGCTGTGCGGATTCGGCGGACTGGAAGGTTCGGTATTCGATGCGATGGCTGTGATCCGCACGGTCGGCCTGCTCGCAGTAATCCTGATGCTGGCAGGTGAGGAGAACAGCTCCCCCGGATCCTTTGAATTGCCTGTCAAGAAAGAATGA
- a CDS encoding transposase IS4 family: MTPYDVKVKGTFAEPPKKEKLPPRKPTSEEQRANNLAPVEFSRESASVGNWIPLFRKELAEMNSGKVGRPYSFCDSMIFWIISLQTLIKGTYRTAAGLAAAILEGHGMKAPSYSRLFERSAEILDRLLSENGGTYILRAGSNVIGRPRNVGIDSSGFNLSNTCLWRKEKWGTGPKRRGWLKLHVLSDVDTGEVIAFAVTDKTVGDSPLMIPLLDAAVAAGHRIGTVYADGAYSSAENFDHVCGRLGSRFVTSFKVNTKPVNGGSRYRGEATRLWCSMPYAEWVEKSGYGRRWKSECGFSDVKRLFGESIHAFTMKGAVRKLLMKTETFSRYKEQRAILLSGCLASS; this comes from the coding sequence ATGACCCCCTACGATGTGAAGGTTAAGGGCACATTCGCCGAACCGCCTAAGAAAGAGAAGCTTCCGCCGAGGAAACCGACTTCCGAGGAACAGCGGGCGAACAACCTCGCCCCGGTCGAATTCTCCAGGGAATCGGCTTCGGTCGGAAACTGGATCCCGCTGTTCCGGAAGGAACTGGCGGAGATGAACTCGGGGAAGGTCGGGAGACCTTATTCTTTCTGTGATTCGATGATTTTCTGGATCATCTCCCTCCAGACACTGATCAAGGGCACGTACCGTACGGCCGCCGGCTTGGCGGCGGCCATACTGGAGGGCCACGGCATGAAGGCACCTTCGTATTCCAGACTCTTCGAACGTTCTGCGGAAATACTGGACAGGCTTCTTTCAGAGAATGGCGGAACGTACATCCTCAGGGCAGGAAGCAACGTCATCGGCCGCCCGCGCAACGTAGGCATAGATTCTTCCGGATTCAACCTCTCGAACACCTGTCTCTGGAGGAAGGAGAAATGGGGGACTGGTCCGAAACGCAGGGGATGGCTGAAACTCCATGTGCTGTCCGATGTGGATACGGGAGAAGTCATCGCGTTCGCGGTGACGGACAAGACCGTGGGCGATTCGCCGCTGATGATCCCCCTGCTGGATGCGGCGGTGGCCGCAGGCCACCGTATCGGCACTGTGTATGCCGACGGGGCATACAGCTCGGCGGAGAACTTCGATCACGTCTGCGGAAGACTCGGGTCAAGATTCGTCACCAGCTTCAAAGTGAACACGAAGCCTGTGAACGGCGGTTCTCGTTACAGAGGAGAGGCGACCAGACTCTGGTGCAGCATGCCATATGCGGAATGGGTTGAGAAAAGCGGTTACGGACGCCGTTGGAAATCGGAATGCGGATTCAGCGACGTGAAACGTCTCTTCGGAGAGTCGATACATGCGTTCACGATGAAAGGGGCTGTCCGCAAGCTGCTGATGAAGACGGAGACATTCAGCCGGTACAAGGAACAGAGGGCGATTCTGCTGAGCGGATGCCTGGCATCATCCTGA
- a CDS encoding acetolactate synthase large subunit IlvB1, whose translation MPDYNPIQMKGSRALLKMLEDRNVETMFGYPGGAVIPIYDEIRDSSIRHVLVRHEQCAAHAADGYARASGKTGVCLSTSGPGATNMVTGIATAYADSIPMLALTGQVGSKVLGSEAFQEVDAYSLMMSVTKHNFRVTDVKRLPHAINEAWKIAQSGRPGPVHVDLPVDQINAQIDEELLYQEFGIKEPTEDVSGLADAVALIKSSVKPVIMAGGGVIAANASEELVRFAELISAPVVTPMMGIGSIPTQHPLNMGPLGMHGRICAKEAFTEADLVIAVGTKFSDRTYSPHTAPGMKCGVIQIDIDGTQFGKSNRTSVNLKCDAKKALQMLIDAVGNTAVHDSWARTAKGYKERRNVDFNYFTHPIIPQKVMWELNKFIDNDTIITTDVGQNQMWAMHFLDIKRPRQFLSSGSFGTMGFGLPAAIGAKAARPDCKVATVVGDGGLQMVIQELATSVAEDLPVVIVLLNNGWLGMVKQWQKLFWDKRYSETLLEDDPDFVQIAKAYKAEGITVERAGEVQDALKFAFDCGKTCIVDIHVDPEEDILPMLPPDPSIPPIEGRCAY comes from the coding sequence ATGCCCGATTACAACCCGATTCAAATGAAGGGCTCAAGAGCTTTGCTCAAAATGTTGGAGGACAGAAATGTCGAGACCATGTTCGGATACCCCGGAGGTGCGGTCATCCCCATCTACGACGAGATCCGCGACTCGTCCATCAGGCACGTCCTCGTGAGACACGAACAGTGCGCGGCACACGCAGCAGACGGTTACGCCAGGGCATCCGGAAAGACCGGAGTCTGCCTTTCCACCAGCGGTCCCGGTGCCACCAACATGGTCACCGGAATAGCCACCGCTTATGCTGATTCGATTCCCATGCTGGCACTTACCGGTCAGGTCGGTTCCAAGGTGCTCGGATCGGAGGCATTCCAGGAAGTGGATGCATACAGTCTGATGATGTCCGTCACCAAGCACAACTTCCGTGTGACCGACGTCAAGAGGCTTCCCCACGCCATCAACGAGGCATGGAAGATCGCCCAGTCCGGCAGGCCCGGACCCGTCCACGTCGACCTTCCCGTCGACCAGATCAACGCACAGATCGATGAGGAACTGCTCTACCAGGAATTCGGAATCAAAGAGCCCACCGAAGACGTTTCCGGACTTGCTGATGCAGTAGCCCTCATCAAAAGCTCGGTCAAACCCGTCATCATGGCCGGAGGAGGAGTCATCGCAGCCAATGCGTCCGAGGAACTGGTCCGCTTCGCCGAACTGATCTCCGCTCCCGTGGTCACTCCCATGATGGGTATCGGCTCCATCCCCACCCAGCACCCGCTCAACATGGGTCCCCTCGGAATGCACGGAAGGATCTGCGCGAAGGAGGCCTTCACCGAGGCCGACCTGGTCATCGCCGTAGGAACCAAGTTTTCCGACAGGACCTACAGCCCCCACACCGCACCCGGCATGAAGTGCGGCGTCATCCAGATCGACATCGACGGAACCCAGTTCGGTAAGAGCAACAGGACCTCCGTCAACCTCAAATGCGACGCCAAGAAGGCCCTGCAGATGCTCATCGACGCTGTCGGCAACACCGCCGTCCACGATTCATGGGCCAGGACCGCCAAGGGATACAAGGAGCGCAGGAACGTCGACTTCAACTACTTCACCCATCCCATCATCCCCCAGAAGGTCATGTGGGAACTGAACAAGTTCATCGACAACGACACCATCATCACCACCGACGTCGGACAGAACCAGATGTGGGCCATGCACTTCCTCGATATCAAGAGACCCAGACAGTTCCTTTCGTCAGGTTCCTTCGGTACCATGGGATTCGGACTGCCGGCCGCCATCGGCGCCAAGGCCGCCCGCCCCGACTGCAAAGTCGCCACTGTCGTGGGAGACGGAGGACTGCAGATGGTCATCCAGGAACTGGCCACTTCTGTGGCAGAGGACCTGCCCGTGGTCATCGTCCTGCTCAACAACGGATGGCTCGGTATGGTCAAGCAGTGGCAGAAGCTCTTCTGGGACAAGCGTTACTCCGAGACCCTTCTCGAGGACGACCCCGACTTCGTGCAGATCGCCAAGGCATACAAAGCAGAGGGAATCACCGTCGAGAGGGCGGGAGAGGTGCAGGACGCACTCAAGTTCGCCTTCGACTGCGGCAAGACCTGCATCGTCGACATCCACGTCGACCCCGAAGAGGATATCCTCCCGATGCTTCCCCCCGACCCCAGCATCCCTCCCATCGAGGGCCGCTGCGCATACTGA
- a CDS encoding glutamate dehydrogenase GdhA, with the protein MAIKNAYLQSVFDGLKQRNADQPEFLQAVEEVLTTLVPVVEARPELQKAGIIERIVEPERIIMFRVSWVDDTGKVQVNRGYRIQFNSAIGPYKGGLRLHPSVNLSILKFLGFEQIFKNSLTTLPIGGGKGGSDFDPKGKSDNEIMRFCQSFMTELEKHIGPDTDVPAGDIGTGAREIGFMYGQYKRLRNDHTGVLTGKAIPSGGSLARKEATGFGLCYYTNEMLAAEGKSFKGARVVISGSGNVAIYACQKATELGGKVIAVSDSNGYIVDENGIDYKTLQIIKEQKRDRIKTYTNYVKDAKYFEDKNGSKGIWTVPCDIALPCATQNEISEESAKILVKNGCWAVAEGANMPSTPGAIEVYQKNGVLYGPAKAANAGGVATSALEMSQNSMRYSWTFEEVDKKLHDIMVSIYNNSVAAAKKYNMTTPAGKIDLMAGANIAGFEKVADAMLWQGIAY; encoded by the coding sequence ATGGCAATCAAGAACGCATATCTCCAGTCCGTCTTCGACGGCCTCAAGCAGCGTAACGCAGACCAGCCCGAGTTCCTTCAGGCAGTCGAGGAAGTTCTCACCACCCTCGTCCCTGTCGTCGAGGCAAGGCCCGAGCTCCAGAAGGCCGGAATCATCGAGAGGATTGTCGAGCCCGAGAGGATCATCATGTTCCGTGTCTCCTGGGTCGATGACACAGGAAAAGTCCAGGTCAACCGCGGATACCGTATCCAGTTCAACTCCGCCATCGGTCCCTACAAGGGAGGACTCAGGCTTCACCCCTCCGTCAACCTTTCCATCCTGAAGTTCCTCGGATTCGAGCAGATCTTCAAGAACTCCCTCACCACCCTTCCCATCGGAGGAGGAAAGGGAGGATCCGACTTCGACCCCAAGGGCAAGTCCGACAACGAGATCATGCGCTTCTGCCAGTCCTTCATGACCGAGCTCGAGAAGCACATCGGTCCTGACACCGACGTCCCCGCAGGAGACATCGGAACCGGTGCAAGGGAGATCGGATTCATGTACGGACAGTACAAGAGGCTCAGGAACGACCACACCGGTGTCCTCACCGGAAAGGCCATCCCCTCCGGCGGATCCCTCGCAAGGAAGGAAGCAACCGGATTCGGACTCTGCTACTACACCAACGAGATGCTCGCAGCAGAGGGCAAGTCCTTCAAGGGTGCCCGTGTCGTCATCTCCGGTTCCGGAAACGTCGCCATCTACGCATGCCAGAAGGCAACCGAGCTCGGCGGAAAGGTCATCGCCGTCTCCGACTCCAACGGTTACATCGTCGACGAGAACGGAATCGACTACAAGACTCTCCAGATCATCAAAGAGCAGAAGAGGGACAGGATCAAGACCTACACCAACTACGTGAAGGATGCCAAATACTTCGAGGACAAGAACGGTTCCAAGGGAATCTGGACTGTCCCCTGCGACATCGCTCTGCCCTGCGCAACCCAGAACGAGATCTCCGAGGAGTCCGCCAAGATCCTCGTCAAGAACGGATGCTGGGCCGTAGCTGAGGGAGCTAACATGCCCAGCACTCCCGGTGCGATCGAGGTCTACCAGAAGAACGGAGTCCTTTACGGTCCCGCCAAGGCAGCCAACGCAGGAGGAGTCGCAACCTCTGCACTCGAGATGAGCCAGAACTCCATGAGGTACTCCTGGACCTTCGAGGAAGTCGACAAGAAGCTCCACGACATCATGGTCAGCATCTACAACAACTCCGTTGCAGCCGCCAAGAAGTACAACATGACCACCCCCGCAGGCAAGATCGATCTCATGGCCGGTGCCAACATCGCCGGATTCGAGAAGGTCGCCGACGCCATGCTGTGGCAGGGCATCGCCTACTGA
- a CDS encoding acetolactate synthase large subunit IlvB2 has product MKGSKALLKMLEDRGVSSVFGYPGATVIPIYDEFLESNVRHILVRHEQCAAHMADGYARATGTPGVCLATSGPGTTNLVTGIATAYADSVPMIALTGQVGTNFLGAEAFQEVDSYSLMMPVTKHNFRVLDPERLPHAINEGWKICQSGRPGPVHIDMPVDQINSDIDEDLLTKEWGVKEPATDVSRINDAALLIKNSARPVLLIGGGAINASEEIVRLAEFANIPVITTLMSLGIVPSGHPLNMGPLGMHGRMGALDLFQSADLIIAIGTKFSDRTYNPHTMPAENCKVIQIDVDGTQFGKSKRASVDILCDAKRGTKLLLDALKGYKDCKSEWNERYAKLRKRCQCSFDINTDPIAPQKVMCEINKLLDGDVIVTTDVGQNQMWSMHCLDIRRPRQFITSGSFGTMGFGLPAALGAKVAKPDSKVLTIVGDGGLQMVCQELATSVAEDIPVTIVLLNNGWLGMVRQWQKLFWDKRFSGTKLNADPDFVKLAESFGATGIHVDKSSEVGDALKQAMDSDVTCLVDIHTNPEEDICPMILADPKVPIVKGRCPY; this is encoded by the coding sequence ATGAAAGGCTCGAAAGCACTGTTAAAAATGCTTGAGGACAGAGGGGTCAGCAGCGTATTCGGCTACCCCGGTGCCACCGTCATCCCCATCTACGATGAGTTCCTGGAGTCCAACGTAAGGCATATCCTCGTAAGGCACGAGCAGTGCGCCGCCCACATGGCCGACGGTTACGCGAGGGCTACCGGAACCCCCGGAGTCTGTCTCGCCACCAGCGGACCCGGAACCACCAACCTGGTCACCGGAATCGCCACCGCCTATGCGGATTCCGTCCCCATGATTGCACTCACCGGACAGGTCGGCACCAACTTCCTCGGCGCCGAGGCCTTCCAGGAAGTCGATTCCTACAGCCTCATGATGCCTGTCACCAAGCACAACTTCAGGGTCCTCGACCCCGAGCGTCTTCCCCATGCCATCAACGAAGGATGGAAGATCTGTCAGTCAGGAAGGCCTGGACCGGTCCACATCGACATGCCCGTCGATCAGATCAACTCCGACATCGACGAGGACCTGCTCACCAAGGAATGGGGAGTCAAGGAACCTGCCACGGATGTCTCCCGCATCAACGACGCGGCCCTCCTCATCAAGAACTCCGCCCGCCCTGTTCTTCTCATCGGAGGAGGTGCCATCAACGCCTCCGAGGAAATCGTCAGACTGGCGGAATTCGCCAACATCCCTGTCATCACCACCCTCATGAGTCTCGGTATCGTACCCTCCGGACACCCCCTCAACATGGGACCTCTGGGTATGCACGGAAGGATGGGTGCGCTCGACCTGTTCCAGTCGGCCGATCTGATCATCGCCATCGGTACCAAGTTCTCCGACAGGACCTACAACCCCCACACCATGCCCGCCGAGAACTGTAAGGTCATCCAAATTGACGTGGACGGAACCCAGTTCGGCAAGAGCAAGAGGGCCTCCGTCGACATCCTCTGCGATGCCAAGCGCGGAACCAAGCTCCTCCTGGACGCCCTCAAGGGATACAAGGACTGCAAATCAGAGTGGAACGAGAGGTACGCCAAGCTCAGGAAGAGGTGTCAGTGCAGTTTCGACATCAACACCGACCCCATCGCACCCCAGAAGGTCATGTGCGAGATCAACAAGCTCCTCGACGGGGATGTCATCGTCACCACCGACGTCGGACAGAACCAGATGTGGTCCATGCACTGCCTCGACATCAGGAGACCCAGACAGTTCATCACCTCCGGTTCCTTCGGAACCATGGGATTCGGGCTGCCCGCAGCGCTCGGTGCCAAGGTCGCCAAACCCGATTCGAAGGTGCTCACCATCGTCGGAGACGGTGGACTGCAGATGGTCTGTCAGGAACTCGCCACCTCCGTGGCAGAGGATATCCCGGTCACCATCGTCCTGCTCAACAACGGATGGCTCGGCATGGTCAGGCAGTGGCAGAAACTGTTCTGGGACAAGCGTTTCAGCGGAACCAAGCTCAACGCCGATCCCGACTTCGTGAAACTCGCCGAGTCATTCGGAGCCACCGGTATCCACGTGGACAAGTCCTCCGAGGTCGGAGACGCCCTCAAACAGGCCATGGATTCCGATGTCACCTGTCTGGTCGACATCCACACCAACCCTGAGGAGGATATCTGCCCCATGATCCTCGCGGACCCCAAGGTCCCCATCGTCAAGGGCAGATGCCCCTACTGA
- a CDS encoding ketol-acid reductoisomerase IlvC: protein MDMKIYHDEDADLGVLKGKKIAVLGYGAQGRAQALCFRDSGLDVIVGVRENGASWNKAKEDGGMKVTTMDKAAAEGDIVMMLLPDEVQPEIYDKYVKDNLKSGAALEFAHGFSITYKLIVPPKDVDVIMMAPKSPGDAERQQFLEGFGVPALIAVHQDYTGKAKDIALALAKGMGCTRAGTFAVDNFDLETKSDLFGEQAIECGGLSKLIEEGFNTLVKQGFPPIVAYFECCHECKLIIDLVVKGGMPYMWNVCSNTAKYGGLTRRDLIITDESVKGMQKVYDMIESGEFKKEWRAEYEQNHLAKLHALMDADSKTLLETTGKEVRALFERKN from the coding sequence ATGGACATGAAAATCTACCACGACGAGGATGCCGACCTTGGAGTCCTCAAAGGCAAGAAGATTGCAGTTCTCGGATACGGTGCACAGGGCCGCGCACAGGCACTCTGTTTCCGCGACTCCGGCCTCGACGTCATCGTCGGAGTCAGGGAGAACGGAGCATCCTGGAACAAGGCAAAGGAAGACGGCGGAATGAAAGTCACCACCATGGACAAGGCCGCCGCTGAGGGAGACATCGTCATGATGCTCCTGCCTGATGAGGTCCAGCCTGAGATCTACGACAAATACGTCAAGGACAACCTCAAATCCGGAGCAGCCCTCGAGTTCGCCCACGGATTCTCTATCACCTACAAGCTCATCGTTCCCCCCAAGGACGTCGATGTCATCATGATGGCACCTAAGTCCCCCGGAGACGCAGAGAGGCAGCAGTTCCTCGAGGGATTCGGAGTTCCCGCCCTCATCGCTGTCCACCAGGACTACACCGGAAAGGCAAAGGACATCGCCCTCGCTCTCGCAAAGGGAATGGGCTGCACCCGCGCCGGAACCTTCGCTGTCGACAACTTCGACCTGGAGACCAAATCCGACCTGTTCGGCGAGCAAGCCATTGAGTGCGGTGGTCTCTCCAAACTCATCGAGGAAGGATTCAACACCCTCGTCAAGCAGGGCTTCCCCCCGATTGTCGCATACTTCGAGTGCTGCCACGAGTGCAAACTCATCATCGACCTCGTCGTCAAGGGCGGTATGCCCTACATGTGGAACGTCTGCTCCAACACCGCCAAATACGGTGGACTGACCCGCAGGGACCTCATCATCACCGACGAGTCCGTCAAGGGAATGCAGAAGGTCTACGACATGATCGAGTCCGGAGAGTTCAAGAAGGAGTGGCGCGCCGAGTACGAGCAGAACCACCTTGCCAAGCTCCACGCCCTCATGGACGCTGACTCCAAGACCCTCCTCGAGACCACCGGTAAAGAGGTCAGGGCTCTCTTCGAGCGCAAGAACTGA
- a CDS encoding peptidase M24 family → MENAGDLDAIVIANDGEPFLDSAFWYLTEQNSGVFEGSYAIVKKDGSLDVIVSILEEEAARCGKGDVKVYHNRDDLVEHFQSSLKDCKKVGFNTHSVSYAAVTGIRKLTGTEFEIADASDALAKTYAIKDEKEIEATRKACKISSKVACEIPDYLSEGVSEKEVAARMDARMRELGGSGNAFDTIAAFGSNASMPHYVPGDYRLKKGDVALFDFGTKYDRYCSDMTRSVFLGEPPEIMKRAYEVVLEAQEAGIAEYRAGAKANAADLAARKIIDESEFKDKFIHSFGHGIGMDVHQPIHVSPKSEQILEAGNIVSAEPGIYIPGVGGIRIEDTILITENGCERLTSFPHELTII, encoded by the coding sequence ATGGAGAACGCCGGCGACCTCGATGCTATCGTCATCGCCAACGACGGGGAGCCGTTCCTCGATTCTGCATTCTGGTATCTGACGGAGCAGAATTCGGGAGTCTTCGAGGGTTCGTACGCCATCGTGAAGAAGGATGGATCCCTCGACGTCATAGTATCCATTCTGGAAGAGGAGGCCGCCCGCTGCGGCAAGGGCGACGTCAAGGTCTATCACAACAGGGATGACTTGGTTGAGCATTTCCAATCCTCTCTGAAGGATTGCAAGAAGGTGGGGTTCAACACCCATTCCGTTTCTTATGCGGCCGTCACCGGAATCAGGAAGCTGACCGGGACCGAGTTCGAGATTGCCGATGCCTCCGACGCCCTGGCGAAGACCTATGCCATCAAGGACGAGAAGGAGATCGAGGCCACCCGCAAGGCATGTAAGATATCCTCCAAAGTCGCATGCGAGATCCCGGACTACCTGTCCGAAGGGGTCTCCGAGAAGGAGGTCGCTGCCAGGATGGATGCCCGTATGAGGGAACTCGGCGGATCCGGGAATGCATTCGATACAATTGCTGCATTCGGATCCAACGCCTCGATGCCCCATTATGTCCCAGGCGATTACAGGCTGAAGAAGGGAGACGTCGCCCTTTTCGATTTCGGCACCAAATACGACCGCTACTGTTCCGACATGACTCGTTCGGTGTTCCTCGGAGAGCCTCCGGAGATCATGAAACGTGCCTACGAGGTCGTCCTCGAGGCCCAGGAGGCCGGAATCGCGGAGTACCGTGCGGGAGCCAAAGCAAATGCGGCAGACCTGGCGGCCAGAAAGATCATCGATGAATCCGAGTTCAAGGACAAGTTCATCCATTCCTTCGGACACGGAATCGGTATGGATGTCCATCAGCCCATCCACGTATCCCCCAAATCCGAGCAGATCCTGGAAGCAGGGAACATCGTATCGGCCGAACCCGGAATCTACATCCCCGGAGTGGGGGGTATCAGGATTGAGGACACAATCCTCATCACCGAGAATGGCTGCGAGAGACTCACGAGTTTCCCTCACGAGCTCACGATCATCTGA